One segment of Acidobacteriota bacterium DNA contains the following:
- a CDS encoding hydroxylase yields the protein MRIWYLEIVTEDVDAVCAAYEAAHGVSFGAPDERLGNARTAELPGGGMVGVRAPMHEAETPVVRPYWLVEDIEAAVAAAVEKGATVMHPPLEIPGLGTFAIYGQGGVQHGLWQR from the coding sequence ATGCGGATCTGGTACCTGGAGATCGTGACCGAGGATGTCGACGCGGTCTGCGCCGCCTACGAGGCGGCGCACGGCGTGTCGTTCGGCGCGCCGGACGAGCGGCTCGGGAACGCACGGACCGCCGAGCTTCCGGGAGGCGGGATGGTCGGCGTGCGCGCCCCGATGCACGAGGCGGAGACGCCGGTGGTCCGGCCCTACTGGCTGGTGGAGGACATCGAGGCCGCCGTCGCCGCGGCCGTGGAGAAGGGCGCCACGGTGATGCACCCTCCGCTGGAGATCCCCGGTCTCGGCACGTTCGCGATCTACGGCCAGGG